From Marinoscillum sp. 108, a single genomic window includes:
- a CDS encoding OmpA family protein: MKSRYALLLAFVLTLVIQDAGAQKLKRIKKTINAGLYAKALRMIDAIDQPKEEEHEALQYYRGVSLLQSYRQEEALAALKKSSPSVDEKYPYYLTLAYLQNDSLKAAQSAWGQVDTTLLSQEELELLTIHMNAYESIYLNRKDVVVQNLGPTINSEGHEYNAVITKDQKSVVYTVRRAEMDDMATDGLAYEQILKATLDETGLWENPQQFDRQSSKKHHDATVQLFDHDTKLVTYHDEDLLLSELRDGQWSMPKSLNMLNRLGSAETHCSINETFDTIYYATNFYSANGNLDLYQLTKGADGSWNEPTPLKELNTIYNDDSPYMAANGELYFSSRGHNSTGGYDIFRSRYDRVTGKWSKPENLGHPINSPSDDTYFNVFGKIAYLSSGRTGGYGNMDIYRVFLFNKVRITGQVVDDESDEALPGAEVMVEGPDSTYTATTDEMGRYAMLVPIETVFKLSVTYQSQLVYAQQQVIKVLLQDHNDNVVQLRVNKEGVNGDEVQEQQIAIEMLNDFNVDPERLVPGDMAKPLLATMRVHKPENQEEPIAEIPIPIVHFEFDRSVVTEQYKSTLRLFANEIKDRPSLKLALEGYTDKVGANDYNKLLALKRASAVMDFLVAEGVSSDQLKVNALGEENPLEDTEGESLLNRRVEIKLISSSSAGLVAN; encoded by the coding sequence ATGAAAAGCCGATACGCCCTACTTCTTGCTTTCGTCCTTACTCTTGTTATACAGGATGCCGGAGCCCAAAAGCTGAAACGAATCAAAAAGACCATAAATGCGGGCTTATATGCTAAGGCGCTGCGCATGATAGACGCCATAGATCAGCCTAAAGAAGAAGAGCATGAAGCACTTCAGTATTACAGAGGCGTTAGCTTGCTTCAGAGCTATCGTCAGGAGGAGGCCCTGGCTGCCCTCAAGAAATCTTCTCCATCAGTGGATGAAAAGTATCCTTACTATCTCACCCTGGCTTATTTACAGAATGACTCTTTGAAGGCCGCTCAAAGTGCCTGGGGACAAGTGGATACTACTCTATTATCTCAGGAAGAGCTGGAGCTACTCACTATCCATATGAACGCTTATGAATCCATCTATCTGAATAGAAAAGATGTGGTGGTTCAAAATCTGGGCCCAACGATCAACTCAGAAGGTCATGAATACAATGCCGTGATCACCAAAGATCAGAAATCGGTAGTCTATACCGTAAGGAGAGCTGAAATGGACGATATGGCTACCGATGGGCTGGCCTATGAGCAAATCCTGAAGGCTACCCTGGATGAAACGGGTTTGTGGGAAAACCCTCAGCAATTTGACAGACAGTCTTCGAAGAAACATCACGATGCCACTGTGCAGCTTTTTGATCACGATACCAAATTGGTGACCTACCACGATGAAGACCTCTTGTTATCTGAGCTTCGGGACGGTCAGTGGTCTATGCCCAAGTCACTCAATATGTTGAATCGGCTGGGTAGTGCTGAGACTCATTGCTCCATTAACGAAACTTTTGATACCATTTACTATGCTACCAACTTCTACTCGGCAAACGGAAATCTGGACCTGTATCAACTAACCAAAGGTGCAGATGGCTCATGGAACGAACCCACCCCGCTAAAGGAGCTTAATACCATTTACAATGATGACTCTCCGTACATGGCTGCTAATGGAGAACTCTATTTCAGTTCCAGAGGGCATAATTCTACCGGAGGTTATGATATTTTCAGGAGCAGGTATGATCGAGTGACTGGAAAATGGAGCAAACCCGAAAATCTTGGGCACCCCATCAATTCACCTTCAGATGATACCTATTTCAATGTATTCGGTAAAATAGCCTATCTGTCATCTGGTCGTACCGGAGGCTATGGCAATATGGACATCTACCGGGTATTCCTTTTTAATAAAGTAAGAATTACTGGCCAGGTAGTGGATGATGAGTCTGACGAAGCCCTACCCGGAGCAGAGGTGATGGTGGAAGGGCCGGACAGTACCTACACCGCCACTACCGATGAGATGGGAAGGTATGCTATGTTGGTTCCTATTGAGACTGTTTTCAAGCTAAGTGTCACTTACCAAAGCCAGCTGGTGTACGCGCAGCAGCAGGTCATAAAAGTGTTGCTGCAGGATCATAACGATAATGTGGTACAGCTGCGGGTGAATAAAGAGGGAGTGAATGGAGATGAGGTGCAGGAGCAACAAATAGCGATAGAAATGCTCAATGATTTCAATGTTGATCCTGAACGTCTGGTGCCGGGGGATATGGCTAAGCCCTTGCTGGCCACCATGAGGGTACATAAGCCTGAGAATCAGGAAGAACCCATCGCTGAAATTCCCATTCCGATCGTTCATTTTGAATTTGACCGGTCAGTGGTTACAGAACAGTACAAAAGCACTTTGCGACTGTTTGCGAATGAAATAAAGGATCGCCCGAGTCTGAAGCTTGCACTGGAAGGCTACACAGATAAAGTAGGAGCGAACGATTATAATAAATTGCTGGCCCTCAAACGTGCCAGTGCTGTGATGGATTTTCTCGTTGCGGAGGGTGTGTCCTCGGATCAGTTGAAGGTCAATGCCCTGGGTGAAGAGAACCCTCTGGAGGATACAGAAGGAGAGAGTCTGCTGAATCGCAGGGTGGAAATCAAGCTGATCAGCTCCTCCAGTGCAGGATTGGTTGCTAATTGA
- a CDS encoding NAD-dependent epimerase/dehydratase family protein codes for MKRIIITGATGMIGGIVLRECLNSSEVKSVTSLVRKSSGFSHPKLTEIVHQDFMDLSSVSQYFRNQDVAYYCLGVYTGQVPDDEFKKITVDYTRIFADLVYQNNPKITFCFLSGAGADPKEESKMSFARYKGMAENYLISKASGPLYLLRPAYIYPVEPRDEPNFSYRLMRKLYPLLKLVYPSGAITSEELSGAIFNLGFSENGSGVTILENKEIKQLT; via the coding sequence ATGAAAAGAATCATTATCACTGGGGCCACGGGTATGATCGGGGGGATCGTATTGAGAGAATGCCTCAACTCAAGCGAGGTGAAATCGGTCACTTCCCTGGTCAGAAAGTCCTCCGGCTTCAGTCATCCGAAGCTTACGGAAATTGTCCATCAGGATTTTATGGATCTTTCTTCAGTATCCCAATATTTTCGAAATCAGGATGTGGCCTACTACTGTCTGGGCGTATATACCGGTCAGGTGCCCGATGATGAGTTCAAAAAAATCACCGTGGACTATACCAGGATTTTTGCGGACCTTGTCTACCAGAACAACCCAAAAATAACATTTTGCTTCCTCAGTGGAGCCGGTGCAGATCCTAAAGAAGAAAGCAAAATGTCTTTCGCAAGGTATAAGGGCATGGCCGAAAACTACCTGATCAGTAAAGCCTCCGGGCCATTGTATCTATTGAGACCCGCCTACATCTATCCTGTGGAGCCACGCGATGAACCTAACTTTAGTTATCGACTGATGCGCAAGCTTTACCCACTGCTCAAGCTGGTATACCCAAGCGGAGCCATCACTTCTGAAGAGCTTTCTGGGGCTATTTTTAATCTTGGATTTTCCGAAAATGGAAGTGGGGTAACCATATTGGAAAACAAGGAGATCAAACAGCTGACTTAG
- a CDS encoding rhodanese-like domain-containing protein: MGILSSLFGGGSKELQALKDNGAVVIDVRTPGEFKNGHVKGAKNYPLQNIGSKTQEIKRLNKPVILCCASGMRSGQAKGILKSAGIECANGGSWTKVDRLYSN; encoded by the coding sequence ATGGGAATACTAAGCAGCTTGTTTGGCGGAGGGTCAAAAGAACTTCAGGCTTTAAAAGATAATGGTGCAGTGGTGATCGATGTACGTACACCCGGAGAGTTCAAAAACGGACATGTAAAAGGTGCAAAAAACTATCCGCTACAAAATATAGGATCCAAAACCCAGGAAATCAAAAGACTGAACAAGCCGGTGATTCTCTGCTGTGCTTCAGGCATGCGCAGTGGTCAGGCCAAAGGGATATTAAAATCCGCAGGGATTGAATGTGCCAATGGCGGGAGTTGGACGAAGGTAGACAGGCTCTACTCGAACTAA
- a CDS encoding intradiol ring-cleavage dioxygenase, whose amino-acid sequence MKNIIILLIVLFQISCTSAQDKQVGGRCEGCEALYEYGSRLLNSVDTIPGFEQSAAKMKVTGVIYHNDGVTPAKDVILYIYQTDERGIYRASTDAQGWERRHGQHRGWIKTGSDGKYTFYTFRPASYPNTTIPQHIHATVKPPGYTDYFIDDFYFDDDPNLTPTLRAQDKRRAGSGIVALKMENGMLLAQRDIILGLNIPGY is encoded by the coding sequence ATGAAAAATATCATCATTTTATTGATCGTCCTATTTCAAATCTCCTGCACATCTGCACAAGACAAGCAGGTGGGCGGTAGGTGTGAGGGCTGTGAAGCCCTTTACGAATATGGCAGTCGGTTACTCAATAGTGTAGACACCATACCCGGGTTTGAACAGTCAGCGGCAAAGATGAAAGTCACAGGGGTTATTTATCACAATGATGGAGTGACACCTGCCAAAGACGTGATACTTTATATCTATCAGACAGACGAGCGGGGGATCTATCGGGCCAGCACGGATGCTCAAGGTTGGGAAAGAAGGCACGGCCAGCACAGGGGTTGGATCAAGACTGGAAGTGACGGAAAGTATACCTTTTATACCTTTAGACCAGCTTCCTATCCCAATACCACTATTCCACAGCATATACATGCCACGGTGAAGCCACCAGGCTATACTGATTATTTTATTGATGATTTCTATTTTGATGATGATCCCAATCTGACACCCACACTCAGGGCACAGGATAAGAGAAGGGCCGGATCGGGGATCGTAGCACTGAAAATGGAAAACGGAATGCTCCTCGCGCAGAGGGATATCATTTTGGGGTTAAATATTCCGGGGTATTAG
- a CDS encoding sensor histidine kinase yields MISKFINFFIPRQRQENAEEHRQYKLVTYFVIVTFLFDLNYISLSSTIGFEMGMRIMAITAGAHLLQAFAIRLDWPLWLVSNLYVLFGVFGVVGCTYYSGGFYSPVIVWLASSPIVALLMAGKRSGFVWMFINAAMVVVFALMAKNGYEFPVDYDAEWSNFFIANTFFGLVIIIFVVALVFENGKNTALRKLAQKNILLAEEKKKTALYALSQEIHDNVGQTLFLAKLNLSTFDLVPDDERERVKNSMELLSQAIDKLRDISSTLNEENITNFSLLNSLKVDMETISGIGALKTKLEVQGEVQKLNSKTEFVLYRIAQEVINNVIKHSQAAHLHVKLIFSSNLLTMYFKDDGVGMNSEQLLKDGQGMRNMRERTASIQGEINFSSSENCGVEVTVKAPFYS; encoded by the coding sequence ATGATTTCAAAATTCATCAATTTTTTCATTCCCCGCCAGCGACAGGAGAATGCTGAGGAACACCGACAATATAAACTGGTGACCTATTTTGTGATAGTCACATTTCTGTTCGACCTGAATTACATCAGTCTATCATCTACCATAGGTTTTGAGATGGGGATGCGCATCATGGCGATTACAGCCGGGGCCCATCTGTTACAGGCATTTGCCATCCGGTTGGACTGGCCTTTATGGCTGGTATCCAATCTGTATGTACTGTTTGGCGTGTTTGGCGTAGTGGGGTGTACCTACTACTCGGGTGGTTTTTATTCTCCGGTCATTGTCTGGCTGGCATCTTCGCCTATTGTAGCGTTGTTGATGGCTGGTAAGCGATCTGGATTTGTCTGGATGTTTATTAATGCTGCTATGGTGGTGGTTTTTGCCCTGATGGCCAAAAATGGATATGAATTTCCCGTGGACTATGATGCCGAGTGGTCAAATTTCTTCATAGCCAATACATTTTTCGGCCTGGTGATTATCATTTTCGTGGTGGCTCTGGTGTTTGAAAACGGGAAAAATACGGCACTCCGGAAACTGGCTCAAAAGAACATCCTGTTGGCAGAGGAGAAAAAGAAAACCGCCCTCTATGCGCTCTCTCAGGAGATCCACGATAATGTGGGGCAGACGCTTTTTCTGGCTAAGTTGAATCTTTCCACTTTTGATCTGGTGCCTGATGATGAGCGAGAGCGGGTGAAAAACTCTATGGAACTTCTCAGTCAGGCCATTGACAAACTCCGAGATATCTCCAGCACCTTGAATGAGGAAAATATCACCAACTTCTCACTCCTCAATTCACTGAAAGTAGACATGGAAACCATCTCAGGGATAGGTGCCCTTAAAACCAAGTTGGAGGTACAGGGCGAAGTACAGAAACTCAATTCCAAAACAGAATTTGTGTTATACCGGATTGCCCAGGAGGTGATCAATAATGTGATCAAGCATTCGCAGGCGGCTCATTTGCATGTGAAGCTCATTTTCTCTTCCAATCTCCTAACGATGTACTTTAAAGATGATGGGGTGGGGATGAACTCGGAGCAACTCTTGAAGGATGGTCAGGGGATGAGAAATATGCGGGAGCGCACCGCCAGCATTCAGGGGGAGATCAATTTTAGCTCTTCGGAAAATTGCGGTGTGGAGGTGACAGTCAAAGCTCCTTTTTACAGCTAG
- a CDS encoding FAD-dependent oxidoreductase, producing the protein MKKSVIILGGGVAGMSAAHELIEKGFQVTVYERQEHLPGGKARSIPLPEFTQGNNKDLSGEHGFRFFPGFYRHLIDTMKRTPSGDGTQKSTADNLIEAPIMMLARAGKKPIQMPSGFPNSLADLRLIVEALHADTGLEEGESKVILGKIWQLMTSSKRRRSEEYEQIGWWDYCEADKYSPAYRELFVDGLTRTLVAAKAKKANTFTNGNILMQMIFGFGKPHEISDRILDGPTNEKWLYPWLDYLKKQGVDYHFKTTVVSVKTRGKEIAGVEILENGDLQTKTADYYLCALPVERAAKVLATPELIHLDGRLANLKKLSSQVAWMNGIQYFLKEDVKINAGHIILADSPWALTVISQAQFWADYRWEEYGDSEVNGVLSIDVSDWDAPGVVFGKPAKDCTVKEVILEVWTQMKQNFNVEEELLQDDNVAYVYIDEAIIFDKSFFKEGPSSNPKLNKPAKYGSSLVTENDEPLLVNEVGSWSLRPESYTAIPNLFLASDYVRSVTNLATMEAANETARRAVNGIIAQSGERVPLCSLWEFKEPTWLLYYKWLDEKRYKQGLKWGKPRIKWYALPASWLLRLLGKHKYL; encoded by the coding sequence ATGAAAAAAAGTGTAATTATTTTGGGCGGTGGTGTGGCCGGAATGAGTGCCGCACATGAGCTCATAGAAAAAGGTTTTCAGGTCACAGTCTACGAAAGACAAGAGCACCTGCCAGGGGGGAAGGCTCGATCCATCCCTCTTCCTGAGTTCACACAGGGAAACAATAAAGACCTCTCGGGAGAGCATGGCTTTCGATTCTTTCCCGGATTTTATAGGCACCTTATTGATACCATGAAGCGCACCCCCTCGGGTGATGGCACTCAAAAAAGTACTGCCGACAACCTCATAGAGGCCCCCATCATGATGCTGGCGCGCGCTGGCAAAAAGCCAATTCAGATGCCCAGCGGTTTCCCCAATTCACTGGCAGATCTCCGGCTCATCGTGGAGGCACTGCATGCCGATACCGGTCTGGAAGAAGGCGAAAGCAAGGTTATTCTGGGTAAAATATGGCAGCTGATGACCAGCTCCAAACGGAGGCGGTCTGAGGAGTATGAGCAGATCGGCTGGTGGGACTATTGCGAAGCGGATAAGTATAGCCCCGCATATCGTGAGTTGTTTGTAGACGGACTTACCAGAACGCTTGTGGCCGCCAAGGCCAAAAAGGCCAATACTTTCACCAATGGAAATATTCTGATGCAAATGATTTTTGGGTTTGGAAAACCGCATGAAATCAGCGACAGAATACTGGATGGCCCTACCAATGAGAAGTGGCTCTACCCATGGTTGGATTACCTCAAAAAGCAGGGTGTTGACTATCATTTTAAAACAACAGTGGTCTCAGTCAAAACCCGAGGGAAGGAAATCGCTGGTGTGGAAATCCTTGAAAATGGTGACTTGCAGACCAAAACTGCTGATTATTACCTCTGTGCCCTGCCAGTGGAGCGTGCCGCCAAGGTGCTGGCCACACCTGAACTGATCCACCTGGATGGTAGACTTGCCAATCTCAAAAAACTGAGTAGCCAGGTGGCCTGGATGAATGGGATACAGTATTTTCTGAAAGAAGATGTGAAAATCAATGCGGGACACATTATTCTCGCAGATTCACCCTGGGCCCTCACGGTGATTTCACAAGCTCAATTTTGGGCCGATTATCGCTGGGAGGAGTATGGGGACTCTGAGGTGAACGGAGTGCTGTCTATCGATGTGTCCGACTGGGATGCCCCTGGAGTGGTTTTTGGAAAACCGGCAAAGGACTGTACGGTGAAAGAAGTGATTCTGGAGGTGTGGACTCAAATGAAACAAAACTTCAATGTGGAGGAGGAACTGCTGCAGGATGATAATGTGGCCTATGTGTACATAGATGAGGCCATCATTTTTGATAAAAGCTTTTTTAAGGAGGGCCCCTCCAGCAATCCAAAATTGAACAAGCCGGCTAAATATGGCTCCAGCTTGGTGACTGAAAATGACGAACCACTCTTGGTCAATGAAGTGGGCTCCTGGTCGCTCCGGCCCGAATCTTATACGGCCATTCCCAACCTTTTTTTAGCCTCTGACTATGTGCGGAGTGTTACCAATCTGGCCACCATGGAGGCCGCTAACGAGACTGCCCGCCGTGCAGTCAATGGGATCATTGCACAGTCCGGTGAGCGGGTGCCCCTTTGCTCACTTTGGGAATTCAAAGAACCCACCTGGCTACTGTATTATAAGTGGCTGGATGAAAAACGATACAAACAAGGTTTGAAATGGGGGAAACCCCGGATAAAATGGTATGCCCTTCCCGCCAGTTGGTTGCTGCGATTGCTCGGAAAACACAAATACCTATAA
- the pgl gene encoding 6-phosphogluconolactonase, translating into MMKERKEIFATAKETAEAFGDYLMKEAGEKSVFHCALSGGSTPKMLFDYLAAKYRDSPLWDGIHFYWGDERCVSPEDAESNFKMTKERLLDYIPIPQENVHRVLGENDPEREAERYGQELLEYLPTHKGLPVFDLIILGMGEDGHTASIFPHQMELLSSEEVCRVAVHPDSGQKRVTLTGPVINAAHEVVFLVTGAGKKEKVSEIFNKTGEWESYPAAHISPVQGSLVWFLDEAAVGK; encoded by the coding sequence ATGATGAAAGAACGTAAGGAAATTTTTGCCACGGCTAAAGAAACAGCAGAGGCGTTTGGTGATTACTTGATGAAAGAGGCTGGTGAGAAGTCAGTATTTCATTGTGCACTTTCGGGTGGCTCCACCCCAAAAATGCTGTTTGATTACCTGGCGGCGAAGTACCGGGACTCACCGTTGTGGGACGGAATTCATTTCTACTGGGGTGATGAGCGCTGTGTGTCGCCTGAAGATGCAGAAAGTAACTTCAAAATGACCAAAGAGCGCCTGCTCGATTACATCCCCATCCCGCAGGAAAATGTCCACCGGGTGTTGGGTGAAAACGATCCGGAGAGAGAAGCTGAACGCTATGGTCAGGAGCTACTGGAGTATCTGCCTACACATAAAGGACTTCCCGTTTTTGATCTCATCATTTTGGGCATGGGAGAGGATGGTCACACGGCTTCCATATTCCCACATCAGATGGAGCTTTTGAGCTCTGAGGAAGTGTGTCGGGTGGCGGTTCATCCTGATTCTGGTCAGAAGAGAGTGACCCTCACCGGGCCAGTGATCAACGCGGCGCATGAGGTAGTCTTTCTGGTAACAGGAGCAGGAAAGAAAGAGAAAGTATCTGAAATCTTCAATAAAACAGGTGAATGGGAATCCTATCCCGCAGCCCATATTAGCCCTGTGCAGGGTAGTCTGGTCTGGTTTTTAGATGAAGCCGCTGTAGGGAAATAA